GCTCCTAATGTTATTCTTCAATTTTTCGATTACATGTATGAAAATTTCGATCTGTTCTTACGTATCTTTAATGTTTCGAtctgtttttaaatttttgatacATATCTTTGATGATTTTAGGGAGTATGATAAATTTGATCTTCTAATCTGGACTTGCTATGGTTGGTCTGTGGCAGTATGACCTTTGCTAAGTTGTTGTGGGTGGAAGGCTGGCAGTATGACCTTTGCTAAGTTGTTGTGAGTGGAAGGCAATGTAAGAGTCTCGGTCTTTATGGGTTTGATTTGCGGGTgagtaaaaaaatagaaaaaaatgaatacttattagttataattttaatatttatgtgtaaaaaaatagtatgaaaaaaaaaacaaaaatttttaattttaatatttatatgtaaaaaaaataaaaataaacaaaatttttttatttttttagttataattttatttacaatgttttaatttcaattaaggataagaaaatatgaaataaaattttaatttaaatatttataattaattatgataatattaaaaaataaaaaataaaatattttaaaagtggCGTGTGACTCGATCAAAGAAGGCAGgacttttttaaattgaataaattgacaacaaaagaaaaatgatTAAATTAGACAATCCCACTGGCCAAATGGATGAAATTCAACATAAAGCAACTAATATTATATGCCCTCCGTCTGCACCGTTGGATCATTTACAACGCCTTATGATAACCAGTTTGAACGGTTGAGATGGTGCCAAAGCAGAGCCCACCATTTCTTTTCAGATTAATATAAGGCTCCTCGGCCATGCTTTGGTTGGTCCATTGTTAAGACTCGGAGGAGGCAATAACAGGGCAGACTTGGAAAAAGAGAGACATGgagatatttttcaaaaatgagTCAAATATTTTTGAGTTCGACGCCTGAAATTCTTTGATTTGCCTGTGAGAAATCCTAGAAAATTCAAACTCCAGCTTCAAAAACCTTGTCTTTTGAAAACCCAGATCTTAATTTCCCGCAATTTGATCAAATTTTTGCCTTTTAGTTTGATCCATCTCATTGTCCCCTGTTTTTTAAGCTCTGTTTTTGTCTCTCTGGCAGCAGCAAATCATGTTGTTAGCCTCTGTGTTCATCCAGAATCAGGGGTTTCTCCTTGTTGTTTTTAGAAGGTTGTGCAGTTGTGCCTTATAGATTTCAGTTGTAATGTCCCTTAGTGGTTAGATTGTCCTAAATTTGGATTTTGTTTGCAACCTATATACATATAGCAAATCGCAATCCCTCAATTCCCTCCTAACTTTCTGGGAAATTTATCtgattctcttcttcttttgaaATTCTACCTACTGAATTTTTAGCTCCTTCTGTCATCGTCTCTGATTCTTTATCCCCCTTTCTCTGTTCTCTCTGCTCAAAAACCCCTTCAAATTCTCCATAAAATTCCAGCATGAAGCTTCCAAAAGACAGAATCCGATTCAATGTCGGAGGCAGAATCTTTGAGACAACCTCCACGACCTTAGCTAATGCCGGAAGAAACTCTTTTTTCGGTGCATTTTTTGACGACAATTGGGCTTTAAAACAATCCATCAATGACCCCAATCCTGGCAGTGAATTCTACATCGATCGAAACCCAGCTTGTTTCAGTGTCCTCCTCGATCTTCTTCGCACCGGCGATCTCCACATCCCTTCCCACGTCCCAGAAAGACTCCTCTACCGAGAGGCGTCATTTTACGGCCTCTTGGACCATGTCAGATCGGCCAAATGGGGTCCATTTGATGGAAACAGACTCCGGCATTCTCGATCTGTCCCCGGACGGGCACCAGGGGATGGCACAGCAATTCGTGCTGGGCCAGATGGTGGGTGCTGTGTGGCTCATGGAAGTATGGTGCATGTTTATGATTGGATGATGGAAGAGCACCCACCAATCAATCTTGATTACCAGAGAGTGAATGATGTTACTTGGGTTGATTCTGAGAATGTGATTCTCAGCGCCTGTGAGAGATTAGGCCGTGGAGATGGAGGAATGGGGCTGTTCAGTAAGAGTACAGGGGAACTGAGGTATAAGTTTCAGGTCTGCCATGAGAATCAAGTGAAAAGCTATACTGCTGGGGCTTTGAGCACAAGCTCTGATTATAGAATTTTTAGTAGCTGTAGAGGGAGGAGCAATGAGTATGGAATTGGAGTATGGGATCAAATTACTGGTAAACAGATTGATTTCTTTTATGAGAATTCAGGTTGGTCATTAGGTGATGCTGATAAATTGCAGTGGTTGAATGGAAGCAATTGCTTGTTGGTGGCTACTTTGTTTCCTAGAAAGGACAACTGTTATATTAGCTTGTTGGATTTTAGACAAAAGAGGATGGTGTGGTCTTGGTCTGATATTGGTGCTCCGATAACTGTGGATGAGAAAAGGGTTCGTGATGCAATTGCTATGGAGGATTGTAATGCTATTTGTGTGGTGAATGAGTATGAGGATTTAGGGTTTATGGATTTGAGGATGACCGGAGGGAGCGTGAGATGGAGTTCCAGGAGTCGATTGATGAAGGGAAAGATGCCTGATGAGCCTTGTTATCCAAAACTGGCATTACATGAAGGGCAGTTGTTTTCATCAATGGATGATTGTATCTCTGTGTTCTGTGGTCCTGACTGGGTTTTAACATCCCGGCTTCGACAGAGTCATGGAGGTTCAATTTGTGATTTCTCAATTGGTGGGGATAGACTCTTTGCACTTCACAGTGAGGAAAATGTGTTTGATGTATGGGAGACTCCACCTCCACCAATATTATGATTCAGATTACAAGGTGTGCTTGGTTTTTCAGTTAAGGTTTCTTACATTTTCATATAGATCATTTTTTCCATTGTAGTTTTTCAGAAGATAAGAGATGATTCTGGTTAAAAGTTTTAGGTTAGGGGAATAGATATTTGAAGAGTTGTGTGTTTGTGTgtacatattttatcttttaactaCCATGTGATTTAGAGCAATGAATCTTCTTGGGGTCTGCCCCATCCTCACAGAAATCAGACTGATTACATCAAACTAATGTAAAAGGGATCTTGAATTTATAAATGGAGATTGCAGATGATTTTTAATTGGCAATTACCCAATTTGCTTCTTTATGGGAGATTGATATAATTATGGACAGGGTCTACTTTCAGAAGTTGTGAAGATGATGgttctttaatatattttcttttcttctttttgaccTTTCCTCCCTCTTCTGTTCTTTTGGCCTCTGCTTTCACAATCTCTTGAGATAtcatgaaattttgattaaagtgCCCATGCACTCTcaatggagagagagagagagagctgttTGAGAGTTTGGTTTTTGCACATGCACAGATTCAACTGCTATCATTTGAGGTAGTATCACTTCTTATGCAAGTTGTCATTTGCTTTATTTTTCAGTGAGCTTGAACTTGGAATGCATACGGCCTCTGTTTAGAATCAAGAATTTCACTATAACTAacttaatttgaaaaatttttatttaaaaaaaaataaaaattttgtataattttataagaattaatttaaattctttcAAAATAAATCATGTCTCATACCCACATTAAGCAAATCCCATCCTTCTATTTCCTTTACCATTTGAGAGACTGAGCCTGCTCAACTGCTCTTCTATAAACTAATTCAAGAAGCCTTTTCCCTCCTCTTATGCATTATTACAGTAACAAACCCTACATCAAGAGCAGATCACTTCTAAAGAATCCCCACAAAGGGGAATCATCAGAGAGAGATGCTTTTAGCATGTGAGAGCAGTTGAAACAACTcaggtttaaataaaaaagataaattcaGAAGTTCTGCATTGGCATCAACTTTTTTAGTGCACCAAATACACTAATTATCATTGCCCACATTAACAAATGTGAGGCCCCCACCTATGCCTTTATTGGTTTCTGCTAATGTTGAGCCATCAAACTGAACCTGTCTTGATCTTCATTTGCAAGCAAGTACATTAAGGTTGTTCAACGTTTGGGACAGGAGACTTTTTCTTTACTCCTGTAGTGGGAACAAATCCCCATAATTTGTTAGTCCCACTAGGAGGGAATACACGGTTTCTGTTTCTCTTTTTCATTTGACCTttcaactatatatatatatatatatatatatatatagtaattaGGTGAGATAAAAAGTAATTTACTcaaattaagaaatattttgatACAATTCCACCTTGTAAGAACCTCAAGTAA
This Manihot esculenta cultivar AM560-2 chromosome 6, M.esculenta_v8, whole genome shotgun sequence DNA region includes the following protein-coding sequences:
- the LOC110617172 gene encoding BTB/POZ domain-containing protein At2g24240 — translated: MKLPKDRIRFNVGGRIFETTSTTLANAGRNSFFGAFFDDNWALKQSINDPNPGSEFYIDRNPACFSVLLDLLRTGDLHIPSHVPERLLYREASFYGLLDHVRSAKWGPFDGNRLRHSRSVPGRAPGDGTAIRAGPDGGCCVAHGSMVHVYDWMMEEHPPINLDYQRVNDVTWVDSENVILSACERLGRGDGGMGLFSKSTGELRYKFQVCHENQVKSYTAGALSTSSDYRIFSSCRGRSNEYGIGVWDQITGKQIDFFYENSGWSLGDADKLQWLNGSNCLLVATLFPRKDNCYISLLDFRQKRMVWSWSDIGAPITVDEKRVRDAIAMEDCNAICVVNEYEDLGFMDLRMTGGSVRWSSRSRLMKGKMPDEPCYPKLALHEGQLFSSMDDCISVFCGPDWVLTSRLRQSHGGSICDFSIGGDRLFALHSEENVFDVWETPPPPIL